GCGGAGGGGCCTTCCCCCTCGTTCTTCGACCCCGTGGTCACGACGAGCCCGGGCATATCTCGCGAGGTCAACGTCCTGCTCGATCACACGCGCGACTCGGATCGCAGGCTGACCTTCCTGTCCGCGCGACTGCAGTATCCCGTCGCCTCGTGGCTCCAGTTCAGCCTCGAGATGCCGGGGTTCCTCGACCCCAGCGAAGGCTCGCCTCGCGTCGGCGCCGGCGACCTGTCGGTCGGGGCACAGGCCAACGTGTGGACGCCGCGCCAGTGGCCCGCCCAGGTCGATGTGGGTCTTGAGGTCGCGCTCCCGACAGGGGACCGCGACGTGCTCGCCGGCTCCACGACGGTCCATGTCTTCATTGCCGGTGGTCTGAACGCCGGCCCCATCGACCTGGTGGCGAACATCTCCTATGCGTGGGGACTCACGGGCTCCGCCCAGGACAGTCAGCTCTTCCAGGCCAGCCTGGCCGCCGGCTACCGTCACCGGTGGCTCGCGCCGTTCGTCGAGCTGGTGATAACCCAGCCCGTCGAGGGATTTGATCAGCGGCGACCGCAGGTGGCGCTCGTGCCCGGCATCGAGCTCTACTTCCCAGCCAACCTGAGCCTCTCGGTCGGTGTCCAGCTCCCGGTCGGGTCCCCGCGCTTCTTCGACCAGCGGGTGGTGGCCTTCTTCAAGTGGCCCTTCTGAGCCGTGAGGGAAACGTCGCGAGCGGGCTCAGCTGAGCAGTGCCAGCGGCTCCTCGAGGTCGGCCAGCGCGCCCAAGAACTGGGCGCCGCGAGCCCGTCCAGCGCCCGGTGATCGCAGGAGAGGGTGAGGACCACGGTGGGCTGGACGGCCGGCTGCCCTTTCGGGGGGATCACGCGGTCCGCGATGCGGCCGACGGCGAGGATCGCGGCCTGGGCGGCTTCACGATTGCGTTGAAGGCGTCGACGCCGTACATCCCGAGATTGATGATGGTGAAGCCGCCGGCCTGGATGTGGGCGGGGCGCAGCTTGCCGGTCTGGGGGCGGGCGACGAGGTCCTCGCGGCGCGCCGCGATGTCCTTGAGCGTGAGGGTCTCGGCGCGGTGGAGCAGGGGGACGAGCAGGCGATGGGAGCCTCCTCGGGTGACGTGAGGCGATTGTGGCGCAAGAAAACAATCGAACGAGAGTCGGATAAATGTGTCACCCTGTGAGTGTGGCCCGGCGTATTGGATTGACTGGGTCCCCTGCCGTTCCAGATCGCGACTCCGGTGCCGTCTTCCGCGCACCAGAGAGTGCCGACTCCCGCGGGAGATTTCCTGGAGGTGCCCTCATGGCGCACAAGCTCTTCATCGGCGGGCTCGCCTTCACGACGTCGAATGACCGGCTCCGCGAGGTGTTCGCGGCGGTAGGGGGCGTCGAGTCGGCTTCGGTGGTGGTCGATCGGGATACCGGGCGGTCGCGCGGCTTCGGCTTTGTCGAGATGGAGTCGGCGGAGGCCGCCGCCGAGGCGGTCAAGAAGCTCAACGGGCAGACGGTGGATGGACGGGTTCTGAAGGTCGAGCTCGCGAACGCGCCGGGTAGCGGCGGCGGGCGGAGCGGCGGTGGCTATCGCAGCGGCGGCGGCTATCGCAGCGGCGGCGGGGGCGAGGGCGGAAACCGTGGCGGCAAGGGCGGCGGTGGCGGGAGGCGCTGGTAGGACGGCCTATGCAGGTCGTCGCGTTGTCGACTCCCGGGAACCCCGCCTGGCGCTGGCGCATCGTCAGTTACTCGGGGGAACAGATCGAAGAATCGTACGAGGAGTTCGCGACGATCGCCGCGGCCCTCGCCAAGGGAGTGAAGCGCTTGCGCGAGATGAACCTGATCGACCGCAGCGTGCCGATGCCGCCCCATCGCTCGGTCTTCCGTCCTCGGGGGCGCTGACGGCGCGACCCGGCCAGCGGGTCAGGTGAGAAGCGCCAGCGGCTCCTCGACCAGCTCCGCGAGGGCTCCGAGGAACTGGGCGCCGCGGGCGCCGTCCAGCGCGCGGTGGTCGCAAGAGAGGGTCAGCACCATGGTGGGCTGGACGGCCGGCTGACCGTTCACGGCGATCACGCGGTCCGCGATGCGCCCGACGGCGAGAATCGCCGCCTGCGGCGGGTTCACGATGGCGTTGAAGGCGTCGACGCCGTACATGCCGAGATTGCTGATGGTGAAGCCGCCGCCCCCTATGTCGGCGGGGCGCAGCTTACCAGCCTGGGCGCGCGTGACGAGGTCCTCGCGCCGCGCGGCGATGTCCTTGAGCGTCAGGGTATCGGCGCGGTGGAGCACGGGGACGACCAGGCCGTCCTCGATGGCCACGGCGAGCCCGATGTTGATCTCCGAGTTGCGAAGAATGCCGCCGTCTTTCCAGGAGGCGTTCGCCGCGGGATGCTGGGCCAGGGTCGCGGCGACGAGCCGCACCAGCAGATCGGTATAGGTGATACGGGCGCCGCTCTGCTTGGTCGCCCGCTCGCGCCAGGCGACGAGCCGGCTCACGTTGACCTCGCGGACGAGATAGAAGTGAGGGGCGCTGGTCCACGAGGCGGTCATGCGGTCGGCCATGATGCGCCAGATATGGCTGACGCCCTCGCCACGGGCCGCCTCGGGTCGTGCGGTGGTGGAGGCGGAGGCTGCCGCCGCGGGCAGGTCGGCGGCGAGGATGGCACCGCTCGGGCCGGAGCCGTGGAGCGTGCGGAGGTCGAGGCCGCGCTCTGCCGCGAGGCGGCGCGCCTTGGGCGACGCGGGGGCGAGACGCGCGGCGGCGGACGTGGTGGCGGATACAGCGGCACGGCGCTCCACGTGCGCGAGGACGTCGGCCTTCTCGATCTTGCCGGAGCTGCTCTTGATCTCGGCGAGGTCGATGCCGTGCTCGGCGGCGAGCTTGCGGGCGAGCGGAGAGGCTTTGACCCGATCGCCGTTGGCGTCCGCGGGACGTGGCCCCTCCCCCTGGCCTCTCACCGGAGGAGAGGGGGTAGAAATCGCCGCCTCGCCGGGCGCATAGATCATGGCGATCGGCTGGCCCACCGGGATGACGTCGCCCTCTTGCGCGGTCACGTCGCGGAGCACGCCGGCAGCGGGCGACTCGATCTCGACCGTGACCTTGTCGGTCTCGATCTCGACCAACGCGTCGCCCTTACGAACCGTATCGCCCGGCGCCTTGATCCAGCGCAGGACCTTGCCGGTCTCCTGCGCCAGCTCCAGCGCCGGCATGATGACCTGGGTGGGCATCAGGCCTTGCCGCAGAGCGCCTTCGCCGCGTCGAAGACAGTCTTCTCCGACGGCACCGTGAGGTCTTCCAGCACCGGGGAGAATGGGACGGGCACGTCCATCGCGCCCATGCGCTTGACCGGCGCGTCCAGGTGATAGAAGGCGCCTTCCGCGATCACGGAGGCGATCTCCGCGGTGACGCCGTAGCGCTCGTAGCCCTCGTCCACCACGAGGGCGCGGGAGGTCTTCTTGGCGGAGGCGATGAGGGCGTCCTTGTCCAGCGGGAAGGTCGTGCGCGGGTCGATCACCTCGGCGCCGATGCCGACCTCGTCCAGCATCTTGGCCGCGCCCAGCGCCACCGGCACCATGCTGCTGGTGGCCACGATCGTGATGTCCTTGCCCGCGCGCTTCACGTCGGCCACCCCGAAGGGGATGGTGTAGTCCTCGGCGGGGACGGGGCCCTTCACGCGATACATCATCTTGTCCTCGAAGATCACCACGGGGCTGTCGTCGCGGATGGCCGTCTTCATGAGGCCCTTGGCCTCGTAGGGACCCGAGGGCAGCGCCACCTTGAGGCCGGGGATGTGGCTCACCCAGGCGTGCAGCGACTGCGAGTGCTGCGCCGCGGAGCGCCGCGTGGCGCCCAGCGTGGTGCGGAACACGATGGGCACCTTGATCTTGCCGCCCGACATGTAATACGCCTTGGCCGCCTGGTTCACCATCTGGTCCATCGTGAGCGTGATGAAGTCGCCGAACATCACGTCCACCACCGGCCGCATGCCGGTCATCGCCGCGCCCACCCCGATGCCCGCATAGCCGGGCTCGGAGATCGGCGTGTCGATCACGCGGTCGGTGCCGAACTCCTGCACCAGCCCCACCAGGGTCTTGAAGGGATGGCCGGCCTCGGCCACGTCTTCGCCGATGAGGAAGACGCGCGGGTCCCGCCGCATCTCCTCGGCAATCGCTTCCTTGACGGCATCGCCATAGGTCAGCTCACGCACAGTCATGATGGGCTCCCTGAAGTCGGAGGGGGCGGAGGCGGCGGCACCACGGGACGGCGCATGGGCAACGCCGCGTTCCGGAGCTCGTCGAGGTCGATCGTGGGCATGTCGAGGCTCAGCGCCCGCAGCACGCCGTTGGCCAGCGCGGTGTAGTCGGGGAAGACGCGCCGCAGCCGCGCGCGCCAGGCGGGCATGCCGCCGTTGGCGTGGAGCTCGAAGGCCGACTCGCGCCCGTCCAGCGCGGAGGCGACGTGATCGGACGCGAGCTGCAGCAGGGCCGCGCGCTGCAGCGCGGTGTACCCGCCGCCGCCGAACGATTCCTCGAGGCCGGCGGCCACCTCGGGCGAGGCCAGGTCCTTGTCCGAGGGCGCGACGACCAGCGAGGACCCGGGCAGGATGCGCAGGATCTCGGCCATGCGTTGCCGCGACTTCTGCATGGCGATGCTGCCTGCGGCGACGTGCACCCGGCGCGGCACGCAGAGGCCGTCCGCGGTGAGATCCGGCTCGAGCTCCGCCGCCGTCTGGCAGGTCCGCACCGTCTGCACGTCGATCACCAGGTCCATCAGGTACTCCACCGTCGGTTCATGCTCCTTGAGGCCCATGGCATGGGTGCAGGCCAGCGCCAGGCCCAGCGTGAACTCCGCCTTGGCGAGCCAGCAGTAGAGCTGGTGCCAGAAGCACCAGATCGCGATGGGATCAGGGGAGACGTCGGTGAAGAAGATACGCTCCCACGGCACGTGAACGTTCTCCAGCCAGAGCTGGCCGTCCAGCTCGTCGAAGCGGCTGCTGAGCGGGGCAAGGAACGGGTTCGCGTGGCGGGCGGCCGCCTTGCGGCAGAGCACGGTGACGCCGGGCGCGCCGACCGGCACCACGAAGGTGGCTCGATGCCCGTTCCAGTCCACCCCGGAGTGTGACCCGACGTAGACGTCCTCCGCGTAGACCGGGCTCGTATGCATGCCGACCTTGCCGCTCAGGATGAGCCCCGCGTCGGTCTCGCGGACGATGCGTAGGGCTGCCCGTTGGTCGGGGTCCTGGCGGAGCCGGTACCCGATCGTTCCCGCGCCCGCGCAGAAGGTGAGGAAGCGGCCGGTCGCGATGAGGCTCTCGCGGTAGCGGGTGGCGTCGTCGAGCTGCTGGGCGGACACGTCGCGCTCTAGGACCACGTCGCGGACGCCGAGGGCGATGAGATTGCCGTAGCCGGGCGTGTGCGTGATGTTCCCCGCGCTGACGAAGGCGGTCGCCGCGTAGGAGCGGCCCATCGCGCGGAGGTCGGCGGCGCTGCGTGGCGTGGCGAAGGCCCAGGCCGCGCGCTCGCCGTGGGCGTCGGGCGGGGCGAGGACCACGTCCTGCCACTCGGGATCCCGGTGACGGTCGTACCAGGCGACGTACTCCTCCACCATGGGCCGAGTGGCCGGGTGCAGGGTCACGTCCTCGACGAGCCCCTCGCCGACGATCCACACCCGTCGGCCGTCGCGCAGGGCCTCGCGGTACTCGGCGCCGCTTCTCACTAGGTGGGTGCTCTCACCGCGCGGCGTCGTACAGCGCCGCGGTGTCGTAGAACTCGTGGAATTCGACCACCCTGCCGTCGCGGAAGCGCCAGAAGTCGGCCTTGGGCGTGTCAACCACGCGGCCGGTGGCGCGGTTCTTCCACGCGGTGGAGCCGCGCATCGCCACCCAATCGCCGTCGGCGAGGAAGGCGCCGGTCTTGTAGTTGATCATCTCCCACTCGCCCAGGAGCCCGTCGAAGTAGCGCTTGAAGTCGGCCTTCGAGCGGATCTCGCTGGTGAACTCGGCGCCGGCGCCGCCGTTGGCCAGGGAGCGCACGCTGACGTCGTCCGCCATGAGGTCGAGCCAGGTCTGGACGCTGCCGCCCTTCGACTCGTGCCACTGCCGGTAGGCGTCCTTCAGCCTCGCCACGTTCTCTCCCGGACTGCTCATGGCGCCACCTCCGCCCTGTGGTTCTGGGCCCCTGCACCCGGTCATTCCCCCTCGCATTGGGGGCTCCCCGCGCATATCCTATCCCAACGGTCCGAGCCACGCATGACGCCGCCAGCCACGGACGCAACGCCGATCCCGCCCGCGCAGAAGTGGGCCATCACGCTCACCGTGATGGTGGTGGCATTCATGCAGATCCTCGACACGAGCGTGACCAACGTGGTGCTCCCGCATCTGCAGGGCTCGATGTCGGCGGGGCTCGACGAGGTCTCGTGGGTGATCACCTCCTACCTCGCCGCCAACGCCGTGGTGATCCCGGCCACCGGCTGGCTGGTGGGTCTCTTCGGCCGGAAGAAGTTCTTCCTGATCTGCACCATCCTTTTCGTCGTGAGCTCGTTCCTGTCCGGCGTCGCGCCCGACCTCACCACGCTGATCATCGCCCGCATCTTCCAGGGGCTCGGCGGGGGCCCCATCATCCCGCTCTCGCAGGCGATCCTCTGGGAGATCTTCCCGTTCCACCAGCGGGGGCTCGCCATGGCGGTGTGGGGGATGGGCTTCATCCTCGGGCCGATCCTTGGGCCCACGGTGGGCGGCTATCTCGCCGACGAGTGGTCGTGGCGCTGGATCTTCTACATCAACTTGCCGGTGGGCGTGCTGGGCTTCCTCATGGCCAGCGCCTTCCTCTTCGACCCGCCGTATCTTCGCAAGGCCGGGCGGGTGGACTGGTGGGGGCTCGGCCTGATGGTCGCGGGCTTCGGCTGCCTCCAGCTCGTGCTGGATCGCGGGGAGCGGGAGGACTGGTTCGACTCCACGCTCATCGTCACGCTGAGCGTGATCGCGGTGATCGCAGTGGTGGGCTTCCTCGTCCGCGAGCTGCGGACGGAGGATCCCATCCTCGACCTCAGCGTGTTCACCGATCGCAACTTCGCCACCGGCGCCACCCTCATTGCGGTGGTGGGCTTCGGCATGTTCTCAGGCATGCTGCTGGTCGCCGTGTTCACCCAGAAGCTCCTGGGCTATGACGCCTGGACCTCGGGGCTCGTTCTGGCCCCCGGTGGGCTCGGTAATATCTGCTCGCTGTTCGCCTCGGGGATCGTGACGCGCGTGGACCAGCGCTGGATGCTGGCCTTCGGCTCCCTGCTGAACGCGGTGAGCCTCTACATGATGACCTCGCTGACGCTCGGGATGGACTACTGGGCGCTGGCGCTCCCGCGCTTCATCCAGGGCTTCGCCATCGGGTTCATCTTCGTGCCGCTCTCCACGCTCACGCTGGCGACGATCCGGCGGGACAAGCTGGTCAACGCCACCGCGGCCTACGGCATGCTGCGGAACGTCGGCGGCAGCGTGGGGATCGCGGTGGTGACCACGCTGCTCGCCCAGCGCAGCCAGTTCCATCAGTCGAACCTGGTGAGTCACATCAACGTGTGGGATCCCGAGACCAGCACCCGGCTCGGCCAGTGGGCCCGCCACTTCTCGCGGCTGGGAGCGGACGCGTTCACCGCCGAGCGGCGGGCCATCGCCATGCTGTACAAGGAGACGGTGGACCAGGCCCAGCTCCTCGCCTATGCCGACGACTTCTGGCTGCTTGCCGTCATGTTCACGCTGATGCCCCTGGCCCTGCCGCTGATGCGCCGCATCCGTCTTCAGCCCATGCCCGCGGACACCGCGACGGCCGAGCGCGCGGCGGCGCCCGCGCCGGCGCCCGAATAGTGAGGAGGGTCGGATGAATCTCGAGCTCGAGGGCAAGGTGGCCATCGTGGGGGGCGCGAGCAAGGGGCTCGGGCGCGCCTGCGCGGAGGTGCTGGCGGAGGAGGGCGCGGCGGTCGTGATGTGCAGCCGCTCCGAGGGCGAGCTCGAGAAGGCGGCGCGTGAGATCCACGACACCACCGGGCGCGAGACGCTGGCCTTCGCCGGCGATCTCGACCGGCCAGAGACCGTCCGCGATCTCGTCGCGGCGGCGGTGGCGCGCTTCGGGCGCCTGGACGTGCTCGTGAACAACTCGGGCGGCCCGCCGCTGGCCCGTGCGCAGGGCGCCACCGAGGAGCAGTGGGCCACCGCGGTGCAGCGCTCGCTGCTGTTCTTTGCTCGGATGTGCCGAGAAGCGGTGCCGCATCTCAAGCGGGCGGGCGGCGGCCGCATCATCAATATCCTCGCCAGCACGGTGTACCAGCCCATTCCCAACCTGGCCCTGTCCGGGGCCACGCGCATGGGCGTGGTCGCCTTCGCGAAGAGCCTGGCCGACGAGGTGGGGCGCGACGGCATCCTGGTGAACAACGTGTGCCCCGGCTCCATCCTCACCGAGCGCATGCTGTCGAACGTGACGGCGCGGGCCAAGGAGCTCGGCATCCCCGTGGAGAAGGCGCTCGAGCAGCGCGCGGCCGAGACCGCGGTGGGCCGCATCGGCGACCCACGCGAGATGGCCTACCTGGTGGCCTTCTTCGCCTCCAGCCGGTCGAGCTACATCACCGGCACCACCATGCTCGTGGACGGCGGCCTCGTGCGCTCCGTGCTGTGAGCGCGGAGCCCCAGTCCGCGCTGCCCGGCGCTAGAGCTTCGGGGCGACCTGCTCGATGAACTGGCGCATCGCCCGCTCGACCTCCGCGCGGGGCAACATGGCGCCTTGGTCGAACCAGGCGATGATCTGCGACAGCCCGAACTCGTCGCGCGCCGCCTGCAGGCGATCGATCACCTCGGCGGTGTCGCCGAAAGCGGCGTGGTCCCGATAGAACTTCTCATAGGGCACGTTGGCCAGGGTCTCCGCGATGACCTTGAGGCGCGGCAGATGCTCGCCGTACGACTCGGGGATCTTCGCGAATACGTCATGGATGTTCTCGTAGTACCGGCGGACGCCGG
The Candidatus Methylomirabilota bacterium genome window above contains:
- a CDS encoding nuclear transport factor 2 family protein, whose product is MSSPGENVARLKDAYRQWHESKGGSVQTWLDLMADDVSVRSLANGGAGAEFTSEIRSKADFKRYFDGLLGEWEMINYKTGAFLADGDWVAMRGSTAWKNRATGRVVDTPKADFWRFRDGRVVEFHEFYDTAALYDAAR
- a CDS encoding transporter, whose amino-acid sequence is MRTKGLLRATALAAATVLFAPHAWAEGPSPSFFDPVVTTSPGISREVNVLLDHTRDSDRRLTFLSARLQYPVASWLQFSLEMPGFLDPSEGSPRVGAGDLSVGAQANVWTPRQWPAQVDVGLEVALPTGDRDVLAGSTTVHVFIAGGLNAGPIDLVANISYAWGLTGSAQDSQLFQASLAAGYRHRWLAPFVELVITQPVEGFDQRRPQVALVPGIELYFPANLSLSVGVQLPVGSPRFFDQRVVAFFKWPF
- a CDS encoding 4-hydroxyphenylacetate 3-hydroxylase N-terminal domain-containing protein gives rise to the protein MRSGAEYREALRDGRRVWIVGEGLVEDVTLHPATRPMVEEYVAWYDRHRDPEWQDVVLAPPDAHGERAAWAFATPRSAADLRAMGRSYAATAFVSAGNITHTPGYGNLIALGVRDVVLERDVSAQQLDDATRYRESLIATGRFLTFCAGAGTIGYRLRQDPDQRAALRIVRETDAGLILSGKVGMHTSPVYAEDVYVGSHSGVDWNGHRATFVVPVGAPGVTVLCRKAAARHANPFLAPLSSRFDELDGQLWLENVHVPWERIFFTDVSPDPIAIWCFWHQLYCWLAKAEFTLGLALACTHAMGLKEHEPTVEYLMDLVIDVQTVRTCQTAAELEPDLTADGLCVPRRVHVAAGSIAMQKSRQRMAEILRILPGSSLVVAPSDKDLASPEVAAGLEESFGGGGYTALQRAALLQLASDHVASALDGRESAFELHANGGMPAWRARLRRVFPDYTALANGVLRALSLDMPTIDLDELRNAALPMRRPVVPPPPPPPTSGSPS
- a CDS encoding DHA2 family efflux MFS transporter permease subunit, with amino-acid sequence MTPPATDATPIPPAQKWAITLTVMVVAFMQILDTSVTNVVLPHLQGSMSAGLDEVSWVITSYLAANAVVIPATGWLVGLFGRKKFFLICTILFVVSSFLSGVAPDLTTLIIARIFQGLGGGPIIPLSQAILWEIFPFHQRGLAMAVWGMGFILGPILGPTVGGYLADEWSWRWIFYINLPVGVLGFLMASAFLFDPPYLRKAGRVDWWGLGLMVAGFGCLQLVLDRGEREDWFDSTLIVTLSVIAVIAVVGFLVRELRTEDPILDLSVFTDRNFATGATLIAVVGFGMFSGMLLVAVFTQKLLGYDAWTSGLVLAPGGLGNICSLFASGIVTRVDQRWMLAFGSLLNAVSLYMMTSLTLGMDYWALALPRFIQGFAIGFIFVPLSTLTLATIRRDKLVNATAAYGMLRNVGGSVGIAVVTTLLAQRSQFHQSNLVSHINVWDPETSTRLGQWARHFSRLGADAFTAERRAIAMLYKETVDQAQLLAYADDFWLLAVMFTLMPLALPLMRRIRLQPMPADTATAERAAAPAPAPE
- a CDS encoding RNA-binding protein, translating into MAHKLFIGGLAFTTSNDRLREVFAAVGGVESASVVVDRDTGRSRGFGFVEMESAEAAAEAVKKLNGQTVDGRVLKVELANAPGSGGGRSGGGYRSGGGYRSGGGGEGGNRGGKGGGGGRRW
- a CDS encoding SDR family oxidoreductase, with product MNLELEGKVAIVGGASKGLGRACAEVLAEEGAAVVMCSRSEGELEKAAREIHDTTGRETLAFAGDLDRPETVRDLVAAAVARFGRLDVLVNNSGGPPLARAQGATEEQWATAVQRSLLFFARMCREAVPHLKRAGGGRIINILASTVYQPIPNLALSGATRMGVVAFAKSLADEVGRDGILVNNVCPGSILTERMLSNVTARAKELGIPVEKALEQRAAETAVGRIGDPREMAYLVAFFASSRSSYITGTTMLVDGGLVRSVL
- a CDS encoding alpha-ketoacid dehydrogenase subunit beta, translated to MRELTYGDAVKEAIAEEMRRDPRVFLIGEDVAEAGHPFKTLVGLVQEFGTDRVIDTPISEPGYAGIGVGAAMTGMRPVVDVMFGDFITLTMDQMVNQAAKAYYMSGGKIKVPIVFRTTLGATRRSAAQHSQSLHAWVSHIPGLKVALPSGPYEAKGLMKTAIRDDSPVVIFEDKMMYRVKGPVPAEDYTIPFGVADVKRAGKDITIVATSSMVPVALGAAKMLDEVGIGAEVIDPRTTFPLDKDALIASAKKTSRALVVDEGYERYGVTAEIASVIAEGAFYHLDAPVKRMGAMDVPVPFSPVLEDLTVPSEKTVFDAAKALCGKA
- a CDS encoding 2-oxo acid dehydrogenase subunit E2, which encodes MPTQVIMPALELAQETGKVLRWIKAPGDTVRKGDALVEIETDKVTVEIESPAAGVLRDVTAQEGDVIPVGQPIAMIYAPGEAAISTPSPPVRGQGEGPRPADANGDRVKASPLARKLAAEHGIDLAEIKSSSGKIEKADVLAHVERRAAVSATTSAAARLAPASPKARRLAAERGLDLRTLHGSGPSGAILAADLPAAAASASTTARPEAARGEGVSHIWRIMADRMTASWTSAPHFYLVREVNVSRLVAWRERATKQSGARITYTDLLVRLVAATLAQHPAANASWKDGGILRNSEINIGLAVAIEDGLVVPVLHRADTLTLKDIAARREDLVTRAQAGKLRPADIGGGGFTISNLGMYGVDAFNAIVNPPQAAILAVGRIADRVIAVNGQPAVQPTMVLTLSCDHRALDGARGAQFLGALAELVEEPLALLT